From a single Sander vitreus isolate 19-12246 chromosome 2, sanVit1, whole genome shotgun sequence genomic region:
- the gcgrb gene encoding glucagon receptor, with product MSQVCLLLALLMLCSSATKVSCTNSLELVKEQWSSYRNQCLDYLNATPPTKGLVCNRAFDLYACWPDGLPGTTVNVSCPWFLPWYHKVQQGVVYRVCSEDGQWAPKNTSECEDDPGEHQYGRILSQLRIMYTVGYSLSLGALLLALGILITFRKLHCMRNNIHMNLFSSFILRAVSILVKDALLTLTLDPRSSSDTQTQAWVNIPAVMWCRGAMVMMQYSVMANNYWLLVEGIYLHSLLVITVFSERKYFYIYLAIGWGAPLIFVLPWITVKYLYENEECWERNINMGYWWIIRSPILFAYLINFFIFIRIIKILMSKLRAHQMRYTDYKFRLAKSTLTLIPLLGIHAILFTFVIDESVPKGSILRLIRLFCDLLFNSFQGLLVAILYCFVNKEVQSEMLKKWKRWKLGKDIDEEYRHTHSHTPHIKSGSIATGNLPYLHDNNASDPSGDSPRLNKADRDPSCSAALEDNRRLVVSYSNGTRKGGPARSRHTLQFSFLPHRGTGSNVTTTTEDACLEEKVQCRTSPLDGEETNV from the exons ATGTCCCAGGTGTGTCTCCTCTTGGCCTTGCTTATGCTCTGCAGCTCTGCAACAAAG GTCTCCTGTACTAACTCCCTGGAGCTTGTGAAGGAGCAGTGGAGCAGCTACAGAAACCAGTGCCTGGACTACCTCAACGCCACGCCCCCCACCAAAG GGCTGGTGTGTAACAGGGCCTTTGACCTGTACGCCTGCTGGCCTGATGGACTCCCAGGAACCACTGTCAATGTCTCCTGCCCATGGTTCCTGCCATGGTACCATAAAG TTCAGCAGGGTGTGGTCTACAGAGTCTGCAGTGAAGATGGTCAGTGGGCGCCAAAGAATACCAGCGAATGTGAGGACGACCCTGGTGAG CACCAGTATGGCCGCATCCTCAGTCAGTTAAGGATCATGTATACAGTGGGCTACTCGCTCTCCCTTGGAGCTCTGCTACTGGCCCTGGGAATCCTCATCACCTTCAG GAAGCTCCACTGTATGAGGAACAACATCCACATGAACCTGTTTTCCTCCTTCATCCTGAGAGCCGTGTCCATCCTGGTCAAAGACGCCCTGCTGACCCTCACACTGGACCCCAGGAGCAGCAGTGACACCCAGACACAAGCCTGGGTCAACATACCG GCTGTTATGTGGTGCCGTGGTGCCATGGTGATGATGCAGTACAGCGTGATGGCCAATAACTATTGGCTGTTGGTGGAGGGCATCTACCTGCACAGCCTGCTAGTCATCACCGTCTTCAGTGAGAGGAAGTACTTCTACATTTACCTGGCCATTGGCTGGG GTGCACCACTCATATTTGTGTTGCCGTGGATCACAGTGAAATATCTGTATGAGAACGAGGA gtgctgGGAGAGGAATATTAACATGGGATATTGGTGGATCATCCGTTCTCCTATACTGTTTGCTTATCTG ATTAACTTCTTCATATTCATACGAATTATCAAAATCCTGATGTCTAAACTCAGAGCTCATCAGATGAGATACACTGACTACAAGTTCAG ATTAGCAAAATCCACTCTGACTCTCATTCCTCTGCTCGGGATTCACGCCATCCTCTTCACCTTCGTCATTGACGAGTCTGTCCCTAAAGGCTCCATACTGCGCCTCATTCGCCTCTTCTGTGACCTGCTGTTCAACTCTTTCCAG GGCTTGCTGGTTGCCATCCTGTACTGCTTTGTCAACAAAGAG GTGCAGTCAGAGATGCTAAAAAAGTGGAAGAGGTGGAAGCTAGGTAAGGACATCGATGAGGAGTACCGCCACACCCACAGCCACACTCCGCACATCAAGAGCGGCAGCATTGCCACTGGCAATCTGCCCTATCTCCATGACAACAATGCCAGTGATCCCAGCGGTGACTCACCTCGCCTCAACAAGGCTGACAGAGACCCCTCGTGCTCCGCCGCACTGGAGGACAACCGCCGACTAGTCGTCTCCTACAGCAACGGGACAAGGAAAGGCGGGCCCGCCAGGAGTAGACACACCCTGCAGTTCTCTTTCCTGCCACACCGAGGCACTGGCAGTAATGTGACCACTACCACAGAGGACGCGTGTCTGGAGGAGAAGGTGCAGTGCCGCACATCCCCTCTGGACGGAGAGGAGACTAATGTATGA